One Lemur catta isolate mLemCat1 chromosome 15, mLemCat1.pri, whole genome shotgun sequence genomic window carries:
- the INPP5K gene encoding inositol polyphosphate 5-phosphatase K isoform X2, whose protein sequence is MNSGIINRLSDAAFEDPWSSFFMDVLSPLNLVKVSHVRMQGILLLVFAKYLHLPYIQILFTNSTPTGLFGYWGNKGGVNICLKVYGYYVSIINCHLPPHISNNDQRLEHFDRILEMQNFERQDIPNILDHDLILWFGDMNFRIEDFGLHFVRESIKNQCYSHLWEKDQLSIAKKHDPLLREFQEGPLLFPPTYKFDRNSSDYDTSEKRRKPAWTDRILWRLKRQSQAGPHAPRLPAPYFSLSLRSYVSHMVYSISDHKPVTGTFDLELKPLVSAPLITLMPEESLWTMENNMVVSYCSDPGFPSSPWDWIGLYKVGMRHVNDYVSYVWVGDNQISFSDNLNQVYMDISTIPKTADQCLLCYFSNNLNSIVGISKPFQIPPRFFLREDPLGESQPQF, encoded by the exons ATGAACTCTGGGATCATAAACCGCCTTTCTGATGCTGCCTTTGAAGACCCATGGAGCAGTTTCTTCATGGATGTGCTTTCCCCTCTAAACCTCGTCAAG GTCTCCCATGTCCGCATGCAGGGGATCCTCTTACTGGTCTTTGCCAAGTATCTGCATTTGCCCTATATCCAGATTCTCTTCACAAACTCTACCCCCACAGGTCTCTTCGGGTACTGG GGGAACAAAGGAGGAGTCAACATCTGCCTGAAAGTTTATGGCTACTATGTCAGCATTATCAActgccacctgcctccccacATATCCAACAATGACCAGCGGCTGGAGCATTTTGACCGGATCCTGGAGATGCAGAATTTTGAGAGACAGGATATCCCCAACATCCTGGACCATGA CCTTATTCTCTGGTTTGGAGACATGAACTTTCGGATCGAGGACTTTGGGTTGCACTTTGTTCGAGAATCCATAAAAAATCAGTGCTACAGTCACCTGTGGGAGAAGGATCAG CTCAGCATTGCCAAGAAACACGACCCGCTGCTCCGGGAGTTCCAGGAGGGCCCCCTGCTCTTCCCGCCCACCTACAAGTTCGATAGGAACTCCAGTGACTATGACACCAG tgagAAACGGCGCAAGCCTGCCTGGACCGACCGCATCCTGTGGAGGCTGAAGCGGCAGTCCCAGGCCGGCCCACATGCCCCCAGACTGCCAGCCCCCTACTTCTCGCTGTCTCTGAGGAGCTACGTCAGCCACATGGTATACAGCATCAGTGACCATAAGCCTGTCACCGGCACCTTTGACTTGGAG CTGAAGCCATTGGTATCTGCCCCACTAATCACCCTGATGCCCGAAGAGAGCCTGTGGACCATGGAGAACAACATGGTGGTCAGCTACTGCTCAGACCCTGGcttccccagcagcccctgggacTGGATTGGACTGTACAAG GTGGGGATGCGGCACGTTAATGACTATGTGTCCTATGTCTGGGTAGGGGACAACCAGATATCCTTCAGTGACAACCTGAACCAG GTATACATGGACATCAGCACCATCCCTAAGACTGCAGATCAGTGTCTCCTCTGTTATTTCAGCAACAATCTGAATTCCATCGTGGGCATAAGCAAACCCTTCCAG ATCCCACCTCGCTTCTTTTTGAGGGAGGACCCACTGGGTGAATCCCAACCACAGTTCTGA
- the INPP5K gene encoding inositol polyphosphate 5-phosphatase K isoform X1 — protein sequence MAAVNLRKPTGLKGRKLSIHVVTWNVASAAPPLDLNDLLQLNNEDLNLDIYVIGLQEMNSGIINRLSDAAFEDPWSSFFMDVLSPLNLVKVSHVRMQGILLLVFAKYLHLPYIQILFTNSTPTGLFGYWGNKGGVNICLKVYGYYVSIINCHLPPHISNNDQRLEHFDRILEMQNFERQDIPNILDHDLILWFGDMNFRIEDFGLHFVRESIKNQCYSHLWEKDQLSIAKKHDPLLREFQEGPLLFPPTYKFDRNSSDYDTSEKRRKPAWTDRILWRLKRQSQAGPHAPRLPAPYFSLSLRSYVSHMVYSISDHKPVTGTFDLELKPLVSAPLITLMPEESLWTMENNMVVSYCSDPGFPSSPWDWIGLYKVGMRHVNDYVSYVWVGDNQISFSDNLNQVYMDISTIPKTADQCLLCYFSNNLNSIVGISKPFQIPPRFFLREDPLGESQPQF from the exons ATGGCGGCCGTGAACTTGCGGAAGCCGACTGGGCTGAAAGGCAGGAAGCTCAG CATACATGTCGTGACATGGAACGTGGCCTCGGCAGCACCCCCTCTAGATCTCAATGACCTGCTTCAGCTGAACAACGAGGACTTGAATCTGGACATATATGTCATTGG TTTGCAGGAAATGAACTCTGGGATCATAAACCGCCTTTCTGATGCTGCCTTTGAAGACCCATGGAGCAGTTTCTTCATGGATGTGCTTTCCCCTCTAAACCTCGTCAAG GTCTCCCATGTCCGCATGCAGGGGATCCTCTTACTGGTCTTTGCCAAGTATCTGCATTTGCCCTATATCCAGATTCTCTTCACAAACTCTACCCCCACAGGTCTCTTCGGGTACTGG GGGAACAAAGGAGGAGTCAACATCTGCCTGAAAGTTTATGGCTACTATGTCAGCATTATCAActgccacctgcctccccacATATCCAACAATGACCAGCGGCTGGAGCATTTTGACCGGATCCTGGAGATGCAGAATTTTGAGAGACAGGATATCCCCAACATCCTGGACCATGA CCTTATTCTCTGGTTTGGAGACATGAACTTTCGGATCGAGGACTTTGGGTTGCACTTTGTTCGAGAATCCATAAAAAATCAGTGCTACAGTCACCTGTGGGAGAAGGATCAG CTCAGCATTGCCAAGAAACACGACCCGCTGCTCCGGGAGTTCCAGGAGGGCCCCCTGCTCTTCCCGCCCACCTACAAGTTCGATAGGAACTCCAGTGACTATGACACCAG tgagAAACGGCGCAAGCCTGCCTGGACCGACCGCATCCTGTGGAGGCTGAAGCGGCAGTCCCAGGCCGGCCCACATGCCCCCAGACTGCCAGCCCCCTACTTCTCGCTGTCTCTGAGGAGCTACGTCAGCCACATGGTATACAGCATCAGTGACCATAAGCCTGTCACCGGCACCTTTGACTTGGAG CTGAAGCCATTGGTATCTGCCCCACTAATCACCCTGATGCCCGAAGAGAGCCTGTGGACCATGGAGAACAACATGGTGGTCAGCTACTGCTCAGACCCTGGcttccccagcagcccctgggacTGGATTGGACTGTACAAG GTGGGGATGCGGCACGTTAATGACTATGTGTCCTATGTCTGGGTAGGGGACAACCAGATATCCTTCAGTGACAACCTGAACCAG GTATACATGGACATCAGCACCATCCCTAAGACTGCAGATCAGTGTCTCCTCTGTTATTTCAGCAACAATCTGAATTCCATCGTGGGCATAAGCAAACCCTTCCAG ATCCCACCTCGCTTCTTTTTGAGGGAGGACCCACTGGGTGAATCCCAACCACAGTTCTGA